The Tenrec ecaudatus isolate mTenEca1 chromosome 12, mTenEca1.hap1, whole genome shotgun sequence genomic interval CACCacaaaactatttttatttatgaataaatgttcctgAGTCCcattggtggtggtgaggtgctgCCTACAAAAgcacagtggttcaaacccatcagctacttttgtgggagaatgatggagcTGTTGGCTATAGAGATTTTCACtatcaaaatattttttcagtatacatatgtatatatttttccccaaatcattttattggggagtccTTCAAtgcctcacaatccatacatacacccattgtgtcaagcacatttgtacatttgttgccattatcattctcaaaacatttgctttctacttgagctcttggtattaccTCTTCAttttgccctccctcacgaagccttgataatttagaaattatttttcccagtatcaaattttaaaatatatatttaccatCTCAAAAGCCCTGTAAGGGGCTGATTTGAGTCAAATTGCTGGATGCCAGTAGTATGTgtgtggagggaaggggggcggggtgggcggTTTTGAATGTGCTTTTTACATatcagactgctaacctcaaggccagaagttcaaacccatgagcataTCTTTGGAAGAAAACTGAAGCTGTCAGTGCCCACAAAGATTTAatctgggagacccacagggacaatgctaatctgtcctccaaggtcactatgagccaatgTGATGGCAGCTAGTTTGGGGGTATTCTAGATAGCTCACATCCACCGAATCCGAATATTGGACCTGTCATGTCTGCCTTGTTTCATTCAGCACAAAGATTTGGTGAATCTACGTGATGCCACGTCTCAGGAATTCATTTCTTTGTAGGAGTATAAAGTGTGACAGTAGGAGCATTGGAAGTCCTGAAAAATGAAATTGGACACATAAACATAGATATCCTAGGTAttggtgaactgaaatggactggtattggttgttttgaatcagaaaatcctatggtgTACCTTGCTGGGAgtgatacaatcaagaggaatggtgtgacattcattgtcaaaaagtacATTGAAGAGACAtccgggaagatggcaacggagtgacacatacaaGGggtactccgcagaatccagcccaggagagttgcttagagggaaattcaacactgctggaacgcaggaggagcatcataaagattagTAGGgaaagacccatggggttttcaggggctgggggctttggtCTTATCTCAGTGGAAgcaggctggggcttgacctcgcCCACACCACTGTATCTGTTGGagcagggaccatttggagcctgtagcagggcttgatctcatcacagccacagtttgcccctgCCTCCTTCAGGGCAAGGACAAGACCCAAGTAGGTTCACCGGCAGAGATGGGGGTTCAGCTATATTTTTGCTTCTGTTTacgtctctgctctctgtcctgcCACCGTCTTGAGAGCTGCTCAGTGGCCTTCTCTCTCATCTCAGCTGAAGTTGCGGGGCTGCcatggggcagggactaaaccctgtaACTCCATGGTTTGGGAGTGGGACTCaactgcatagttgcttttgtttccctctcttccctatattccTGCGCAACCTAAATggtcttgctttttaattttttcctcctctttctctctttcctgttctctcacactccactgctaacCACGGGAGCACCCCCTTttccctagggcatttatgcctgcacaacacccagctaggtgaactccaccctgtgtagGTAGCCCGAGGTTAGGGAAAGCCGGCTTTCCCTCCAGGAGATattctgcccaacttctcacccGAGAAttactgcctgtgtacctgggggcataaggcagctcagccaacgccATCAACATTACAAGCTTTTGCAGGAATCTCTGTCtatcctctgcaacaccaaagcaggcaacccaccagcattCTGGGGCACACCCCTGATAGggtagccacaggaggataaaggggTAGGTTAATCCCATTGTGAAATTAGCAGTAGGCAGGTCGAAGAAGCATACCTACAAATCACCCAGAgatagccagtgctcttcaactcacctggctcctctaaaacaatgcaacacaaacagccatcagtcccaactacctcaaaagaaaaacaggagaaagaaaaggcaatggcagaagaagtCCTGAAcaaaacaacatacatagaagaagcagacattgagctgccacagaaaggaattttcagaatgctgtttggagtcgtacaggatatgaggaaaacaatcagaaaaaagatgaaatgatagaggagataaagtccatacaccaaagggaaatacaggagcttagggaggagataacaaaagccaGCAGCAGAAACACGGACATTGAGAATAGAAGgaaggaatcagagaactgcatgagtgacttggaggacagccaagcagactttcacaaacgtgaacaaaaatctaataagatcatcagagaagctgaagaaaacctaggagctatgtctgatgctatgaagcggagcAACATTACATTATTGGCTTacaggaggaagacacaacaaagaagtcatctgcaacaatagtgagagaattcttggaggaaaacttccccagcttaaaaatgaaaacaaggaaaCCATTCAGGAGCCTGAAAGGACACCAGCAaacctgaatcccaagaagtcaccaaggcacatactgGTTAAACTAtcaaactatgaggaaaaggagaaaatcatgagagcagctagggaaaacaagcaatcagatataaagccttccacataagaatatcctcatacctatcagcagaaacgatgaggaaaaggagagagtggagtaacatattccaagaactgaaggaaaacaacgcaaacgcaagaatactctacccagccaaattatcgatcgaGATAGAtatttatttatgcttggtgggttgttcttctgctcatactgggtcggcaaggatagaGGTGGGAAGAGTCAGGGGAGCAGGGCTTGTTCACAGTCACACATTGCATTGAGCCTCCCTAGGAGGAGAATTCAGGGTTTTGCTGCCCAAGTCAAAGCAGAAGCTCAGGTGGAACATGGGGGGTGCGTGAGCCTACTTGCTCAAATGCGAATGGGCTGGCTCTGAGCAGACGGGCACCCAACTGCATGACACTGGCATCCTGAGAGGGAAACAGCTTTTATTAGGTAGAGGGGAGTCACAGGTCAGGAAGGGGGTGTGGCATTTTCCCGGCCGAGCACTCGGCAGAGGATGGAGGGTGAGGCCTGGGTTAGAGGAAGGTGAGGTGAGCATCAGCAGGGACACCACAGCTCTCCTTGTGCTCCTCAAACAgccggtccagggccttcaagtaGAGTGTGTGGTAGTGGTCAACGTCTTCCTCCGTGGGGTGGAGGATCTGTGGCACATCCATGGGGCGGCCCACTGAGGAGACAGGGAGGCAGCTGCTGAACAGAGAACCCTCTGATGCCCAGGAGGCTGAGGGCAGCTTGCCCTAGGAGATGAGTACTCACCCACCGTGGTGATGGGCCTGCGGAATGGCATGAGGCCCCAGGAGGTGCCCAAGAAGATGCTCTGGCCAAAGAAGATGCAAGGAGAAAAGCCCACCAGTTTCTTGAAGGTCATCTGGCAGCGGTACTGCCAGGAGTCGGCAGGAAAAGTTTTGACATTGAAGATATCATTCTCTCCGAAAGAGTAGATGGGTACCAGCGAGGCccttgggaggagaggagggaggcatGAGGCTGGTGGCTGGCGCCTGAGTTGTCTCAGAGCCTCTCAGCTGCTGCTTCCCAAGACCTCTGAAATCACATCAAAGGGGGGCGTCCACCCCCGGCCACCAAGAAAGTTCCGGAAGAAAGGGCTCACCTTTCTTGAGACTCAACGGTGCACTGAAAACAGGTACTTTTCTCATTTTGCCTTTACAAAATGACATGCTTGCCAGTCGGCGTGTGTGCTACTTCCCATGTGAGAAAACATGGGCTTGCCTCTGAGATCGTGgtagggatttgaacccaggatgcCCGAGAGCCCTGTTTTGGCCACTCTAACCTTGCCTCTTTCTGATGCACAGatatggagtggggtgggcagAGGTTGCACGCTGTGATTGGCTGAGTGTGAGCACTCAGTCACGGAGGTGGGCACTCTCCTTGCCAGTATGGCCCTTCAGCGGGACACTGGTGAAAGCTCCAGCATCTTCCACTGACCCCGAGGGACATCAGAGCCACTCACCCGTGCCGTAGCGCAAGGCGCACGAAGCCTTTGCGATTCAGGAGACTAAGACAGTGCTGGCCATGGCCTGAGTACAGGGCCTCCTGCGCACCCCCGACGATGATGACCACAAGCTGGCCGCATGGGTTCTGTGATAGGATTTGGTCCAGGTTCTGACGGTCCACAGAAATCAATCctgtaagggggggggggtggcttcgGACGCAGGAAGCAGTCACCACCAGCACAGAGTCCCCTGAGTCCCTCCACTTTATGGGAAGGGTGAGCTCCAACTTCTGTCCCATATCCCCTCATCCCACTCTGTGTCAGCCTCTAGTCCACATGCCTGCACCAGATCACCAGCATCCACTCAAAGCACCTGAAGCAATTGGTGCTGGCGGAGGTGTGACTCTAGCCCTGGGCACtgtttcctgctgctgctgctcctcctcctcctcctcctcctccttctcctcctccttttcatcACCTCCTCctactcttcttcctcctccttctccttgctCACCAGAAGTCATGAGATATTCACGGTAGATGGGGAGGCAGAAGACGCCTGCCAATGTGGAAAGCAGGGACCGGAGCCCAGGGAACTGCTGGGAGAAGGCATTGCTCTCTGTGCAGAAATTGCAGAAGAACCCGATGCCCATGATCCCATGCGGGTGGGCGCCCATCACGTAATTGCGGTCCGGGGGCAACTCGGCTGTTTTCACCAGCTGTGGGTTTTCCGGCAGGATtggggagagagagacaaagggaaCGTCACACTGGGAAAAGTTAGTCCTCCACCTTAGTGGACCTCCAAGTGTAAGGTCCTGGGAGGGCCCAGAAGATGGCCGTgcgccccctccccactgcctgtGCCTGGGCCATCTGACCAGTCACCTTGATAGGAAAATAATCCCTCAGGTACTTCCAAATTGTCCAATTCCTCTTCCACATGGAGCATCTTCCACCTGGGATCACAGGTCACAGAAGTTGGCATGTCAGAGTCCTCCCAGGGTCCTGTCCTACCAATTTTTGCTAGGAGGTGGCCGGGGAGGGAACTGTGCCAAACTCACCTTGTTGGGGCGTGTCCCAGTCCAGGCAGAGCCAGGCAAAGTAGAGAACGGAGATGGGCCAGAACgaggtgaagaggaggaggaagagcagtAGGGTGGAGAAGGGGCCTGGGTGAGAGGTGAGAGGGAGTGAGGAATGAGCTCCCTAAGAGCTTCCGGGCTCCCTTGGCCTGTAGGGTGAGGACAACTGGTGGCCCTCCCTCCAGTCCCAGACCCCTGAACCTCTCCCATTCTGCTCACCCAAGAAAAGAAATGTGGTCACATAGTGCAAGGCCGACGCTGATTCCAGCCACCGTCTTCCTGGGGTTTTCATGGTGGGGGAGTGCGGTGGAGCCAAGGAAACTTCCATCCCAGGGACTCCAGTCTTTCTTGGGGCTCAGGGTACCAGAAGGCCCGCAAGCGAGAGCCTGGATGCCTGCCCTCGGTAAAGTTTTCTCGGCCTGGATGCCTGACTTTCACTGTGTGTGTGAGTTGGCAAGTGGCCGTGGCCCTGAGATCCAGACAGCTCCAGACTCCTCCCTGGAACTGCTCTTTGAACTTCTTCCTATGTGGTGTAGGCTGGCCGTTGGGCGGGGCCCGGTAAGTTGTGTTTGAGGGAGGGTCAGCCGCTGGGTGCTGGAGAGActggtgtggggaggggcagtcGAGCTTACCCAATGGGTCCCAGCAGCACcaggtctgtgtgtgagtgtgtggaggggggggtggggggaagcacacAAAATCCCAGGAGATGATTCCTCCCAAGACTGACTGAACCGAGGCCTGTTGGCAAGTCACAGCGAGCGTCAAGGCTATGGGGCCCGCGGACTGGACCTGCGGATTGGTCCTGAGCTGGACATGGCCTGGTCCAGGCTGTTTGCTTGCGAGGTCGCACGGTTGCTCAcaaacacgcgcgcacacacacgtgtgcgGGGTTCCCCTCCTTTATTTCACTACCTAGATACCCGGGTAGAGGGTGGGGGCAGCAGGTCAGTATAGGAGGGCATGAGGTGGCAGTAAGCAGGGCCACCTTAGAGCTCATGCAAGAGATGGATGAGCCGCTGCTTGTGGAGCGTGAGCAGCATTCTACCTGCATGGCTGCGAGGAGACGAGGTCCCCTATGTGGGCAGGAAAGAAGCCAAGGGTGAAGGTTGCCTTCTGCCCGCTTGGTGTGGCCCGGCCTAGAGGACTCCGGGACAGTGAGGCAGGGCGCGGCGCCCAGCAGCAGGTTCTGGTGACCATTGAAGAGCCTGGGGAAAGGCACAGCAGCGCCCACAGCCAGGAGCTCAGCTCCTTAGTGGCCTCCAGTGTGAACTCCTTCTCTCTGAGCGAGAAGCCCTGCAGCAGCCAAACCTGGAGAAGAGCAGCACTGGGGCGATTCAGGCTACCCGCCCATGCCCACCCACCCCTTCCTGTGGAAACCTGGGCACCTGGCCCGTGCCGTATCCTGGTGCCAACTGCACCTGAACactcatacagagttacagtataGGAAATCCACAGCGGCAGTCTACCCAGTCCCATAGGGGCAGGATCACCTAGATGGCAATGGTTAtcgattgggctgcgatcctcatggtctgcagtttgaaaccaccagcagctgtgccGGAGAAAgactccactcccataaagagttggccTCAAATCGatagcagtgagattggtttcagTTCAAGAATGCTTTCTCTGAAGTTTCACAGCCTGAACAATTCCAGCTTTCTTACCCATCAGATCTCCACCATGGTCTGAGTGgtcaaaagtaaaatggaaactgaCTTACAGTCTTTCGTGATACACAAGCTAGTTTCCAAAAGAATGTCTTTTCTCTTTATATTTATAAAAAAGGGTAAAAAAACTAAGTAGCTAATAAAATTTGGCTTCATTTGACCATGACCATAACATTAAGAATCAAATCTGTGAGATAAAGCCCTGGTCAGCAGCCTGAGAGCCCTGGTCGTGCACTGAAAACGTGTGGTGTTGGGCTATGATgtgctgcatggttggcagtttgaaaccaccagcggctctgtgggagaaagactgggctctctactctcatcaacacttacagtctcagaaacccacaggaggtcgctgTGGGTTtgccttgactccatggcagtgagctgggttttgGGGTGGTGCTGTCAGATAAGTGTTGCATGAATGTCAGGTAACCTAGGTGGTTTCAGCCCCACCAACATCtaagctggagaaagatgaggctgtctgcctctaTCATGATTGACAGCATGGACtccagatggcagtgggtttggtgtgatAGCCCTCTGGTGAAGCTGTTGGGTAGTGCTGGACGTCCAACTCAAGTAGTTCCAAGCCACCCATGCTTCTCCAAGGCAGAAGAATGAGTCACATGTGGGCTTTGATTTCAAGCCCACTGGATAgcagtgctttcttttctttatttatttttgtgaacAAGCATGGAAAGAGATGGACTGGGTTACACCATGCTTAGTGCTTACTTTGACAATGGTACCCTCATTTGTGGTTGACCTGAGcaggtgcttaccttgcttattggagaATCTGTCCCTGGCAGAAGGCCAGTGCCCCATGGCATATGAGATTAGATTTGGGGGAGATGATCTTTCCAAGAGTTTTCTCAGAgcccccactcccctctgcccctgccctcaCAGAGATAGCAAAGCAGTCCCAGAAATGCCGACACACCTCCCAGTTGCAGACCCAGGCCGAGGGAGGAGCTGTGCCCCAACTCTCTGCATGTGTCAGTCTTCATGGAGCCACGGCAGGTAGAAGGCAGCAGGGAGTCAGGTCTTGCCTAGCAGTACCAGGAGCCTGTCTACGCACACCTGGCTGGGGGCCGCGAGAGTGGCAGCTCTCCACTGGGCCTTTTCCCGTGTCAGACTCTTCCAGCCCACCTGCACCCCTAGAGCCCTGCAAGTGCATTAAGGACCCTACACTGTTTGCCTGGGGGCAGGGGAAAGAGATTGCCAGGTGCTTGGGTGCCTCAGGCTCCATGGAgttgctgagccccaagaaggggaaGACCCTGGCAGGACACTGGCCCTTAGTGGCCCCCACTTAAGAAGCTGTGGGAGGCCCCTTACTCTGGAGGGTGCCAGAAAGAGGCCCCTGCCTACAGCTCTTATACATTCGTGGTGATGGGCTCAATAGCTTGGCCTTGACCCCTCGTCAAGCCCCTAGTTTTTGCCCCCTTGTCTGAcccacccactacaccatcatcgGCCCAGCATGGAAGGGGTAATGATTACCTGAGTTCACAAGGTATAAGGGAAATGGTCTAGGGGTGCGGTCTCGGGGTCAGGAAGAGGGTCACTCCAACCTTGTTGAGGTCAGGACTGTGGGCCTCTGTGAGTTGTCGGGCTGGCAGCCAACAGTCTGGAAACCGAATTGCCTGGGTAGTGTCTCCTGTGAATGGCCAGTCCCTTTGTTGCAATGAGAACAGTTCAGAGACCCCTTAGTCAGTGGGTGATCCCTGAAACTCCAGGGACTGCAGAGAGGTGACTTACCAGGCAACAGGTCGGCCCTGTAAGAGACCCCCCAGAATGGAAGGCTTGGTGAGAAATGCTGAGGATTGGTGGGGAACACACCCCATGGGAGCCAGTCCTTTTTCCAAGCCCAGGATTGTGACACATTTCCCTTATCCACCCACACAGTTCAGTCCCGTGTCTCAGGGGACATGCTCCTACTAGAAAATACTTCTGCTTCATTCATACCTATCACAGTGGCTCTTGGAGTAAGGTCACCTCCCCCCTGGCTGTCAGCAACAAGAGGCCAATTCTCCACCTCCACACAGTGGACCCCTTGGCTCTGTAGGTGACAGATGCTCACTAAATGGGCACAAGgactggaggaggcagggtcAACCAGTTTCCAGTGTCCAACATCAGTGCTCAGCCTGGCCACAGGCCAGCACGCTGGCTTCCCCTTCCAGGGACTTGGTCAAGAGCTCTCACCAAGAGTGGCTTTCTCACAACTCGCCTTGCCTCTTTCCATCCACAAGGCGTATTAGGCGTGCGAATATGTGTGGCTGGGAGAGGTCAAGGGGTGATGGACCTAAACGTCCAAAGAAATGCTCAGGTCACACCAAAAGGCACCAGCCCAGGAGTCAGCATCACCTGCCAGGTAGGCAGGCTTCACAAGGGAGGTGGTTCATTGGGAGGAGAgacggaggaagaagagggttataaaaacagcaacaaccaaaCGTATAGAAATTGGCAAGTGTTGGGCGGATGTGGAGATAGTCATACTTGGTGCCCTGTTGGTAAAAGGGTGAATCCTCTGTGGAAAACAGTTTGATGGAGCCTCACAGTTTCAACCTTGCTCGAGCATCTGATCCAGCAAAACTCAAGGGGCCCAGGTGGCACAAACAAGCTAAGCACTTGACTGCAACGGGAACTTTGAGGGTTCAAAGCCCCCCCCCCATCAACATCTCCCTAGGAGTAAGACTGGCCTGCTGCTCTGGTAGAGATGGCACTCACAAAAACCCTAGGGGGTCAGTTCTCTGTCCCAGGGGGTGGCTGTACaccggcacctaacagcagtcatCAACCTTACACACTCAGCAGCGTGAAAAGCAGGGCTCCCAAGAGGTACTTGTACACCAGTGTTCACAGCAGCCTGACTCCCAGTaacccaaggggggaacaaggggTCAACACGGGAATATCTAAGCTACACGAGGTCCATTCATACAGACACATtctcttgttaggtgctgtccagttgattccgacCCTCAGAGAGCCTCTGAAACACACACTGTCTGAttttgcgccatcctcacaattgattctGTGCTTGATTGAGCCCAGGGTTacaagccactgtgccaatccactttgttgagagccttcctcttttccatgggccctctactttaccaagcaggatgtcctttcccaggacctggtctctcctggtaacatgtctcaTGTACTGGAGATGAATTTTTTATATCTGTGCATCTGAAGAGCATTCTGCCtggacttcttccatgacagatgtcCGTTCTATTGGCTGTCCAGGGTATGCTCAACATACTTTGTCAGCACCAATCATAACAATTATTTTTGTCTTCCTGATTCCATGTCTAACTTTACATGCTTGTGagccgattgaaaataccatgtcttgtgtTGGGTGTCcatcagttctcaaagtaacttctCTGCTTTCCAACACTGAaacgaggtcttgtgcaagagcaagttcttgacaatttcaatctttcctctgtttatacGGCTGTTATCTGTTGGTctgcttgtgaggatttggttgtctttctttctttctttttcttcttcttcttctttttttttggtgttcttgacattgagttgcactCCATCCCGAGGctccaatccttgaccttcatcagcaagtgtttcaagttcttcctcactttcatcaagcaaggttgtgtcctctgcgtaGATCAGGTGTACTGcaagttgtcaataagccttcccccaattctGGTGCCACATTCCCGTCCATACcaatccagcctctctgatcaatttgctcagtatgcagattgagtgagtatggtgagaggatgcaactctgACATGCAACGTCCCTTActacatgcagtgttcccttgttccattcccacacctgcctcttggtccatgtgcaagttctgaatgagcacaatgaagagttctggaattcccattcttctcacggcAATCCATGGTTTGGGAATATATAtacagtccaatgccttggcatagtcaataaaacccaagcaAACATCTCTCGGCATTTCTTGTTattagccaacatccatctgacatgagcaatgatatcccttgttccatgtactCTTCTGAGTCCGGCCAGAACCTCTCGGTGCTCCCTGTGCATGCACTCCTACAACTTTTTCTTCATGATCTTCACCACAATTTCACTTCcttatgatatcaatgatattgttctgtcttttgagcattcttttccggcacctttctttggaatgggtacaacatggtctcttacagtcagttggtcaaatagctgtcttccacttTTCCTGGCAttgaccaggaagtgtttccagtgcttcatcagtttgctgaaacaCATTTCAATTGATGATCTGTGGATTCCTGGGGCCATGTTTTTGGCTAACACCTTGAGgggagtttgaacttcttccttcagcaccattgggttttgctcatgtgctacctccggATATGGTGGAATGTCAGCTAGTTCTCTTTGgtgtagtgactctgtgtattctttccatcttctcttgaacattcaatatttttcccctaCAACCACACAACatgtcaactcaaggcttgaattcttCCTCAATTCTTTTGgtgtcagatatgctgagcaggtTCTTCCTTTCTGCTTGTCTTACTCTCAGTCAGTGCACACTCAATGTTTGACATTGGCTGCTTGAGCTgacctttgaaactttctgtttggctctttgacttcatcctttcgtCCATTTGCCTTAACGACTCTAtgattgagagcaagtttcagagtctcttgtgacatccactttgatcttttctgtcttgTTATTTCATCGGCCTTATGGTTTCTTCATGATATCCTCCCATAGATCATGGGGTCTTCTGTCTTTAGTATTGAATGCAATAATCTACTCTTGAGATGTCCTCTAAATTCAAGTGCttcagactcaaggtcatattttgggtcttgtgcacttgttttaattttcttgagccttgacctgagcttacatatgagcaattgatggtctgttccgtcCCGTCTCGTGGGacattcaac includes:
- the LOC142422954 gene encoding 2-acylglycerol O-acyltransferase 3-like, encoding MGWLSAHWPQDSRLAGAYENGPTVDIHVKPVVNEDQWLQLLMTYMGLMIETLFPVYHTKPDLQHSLQPQHDSSTFILNVALNHKDLDYEVSPLLPFTPVGLPQLFNGHQNLLLGAAPCLTVPESSRPGHTKRAEGRRWLESASALHYVTTFLFLGPFSTLLLFLLLFTSFWPISVLYFAWLCLDWDTPQQGGRCSMWKRNWTIWKYLRDYFPIKLVKTAELPPDRNYVMGAHPHGIMGIGFFCNFCTESNAFSQQFPGLRSLLSTLAGVFCLPIYREYLMTSGLISVDRQNLDQILSQNPCGQLVVIIVGGAQEALYSGHGQHCLSLLNRKGFVRLALRHGASLVPIYSFGENDIFNVKTFPADSWQYRCQMTFKKLVGFSPCIFFGQSIFLGTSWGLMPFRRPITTVVGRPMDVPQILHPTEEDVDHYHTLYLKALDRLFEEHKESCGVPADAHLTFL